A window of the Lagenorhynchus albirostris chromosome 1, mLagAlb1.1, whole genome shotgun sequence genome harbors these coding sequences:
- the ISLR gene encoding immunoglobulin superfamily containing leucine-rich repeat protein — protein MQELRLLCWVVLVGLVQACPEPCDCGEKYGFQIADCAYRDLEAVPPGFPANVTTLSLSANRLPSLPEGAFREVPLLQSLWLAHNEIRRVAAGALAPLGQLKSLDLSHNLISDFAWSDLNNLSALQLLKMDSNELTFIPRDAFRSLRALRSLQLNHNRLHTLAEGTFTPLTALSHLQINDNPFDCTCGIVWFKTWALTTAVSIPEQDNITCTSPHVLKGTRLNRLLPLPCSAPSVQLTYQPSQDGAELRPGFVLALHCDVDGQPAPQVHWHIQTPGGTVEIASPNVGADGRALPGVLAASSRPRFQAFANGSLLIPDFGKLEEGTYSCLATNELGSAESSVNVALATPGEGGEDALGRRFHGKAAEGKGCYTVDNEVQPSGPEDNVVIIYLSRTGGPEAAAAGGGVSGKQPSGLLLLAQSLLLLFLTAF, from the coding sequence ATGCAGGAGCTGCGTCTGCTGTGCTGGGTGGTCCTTGTGGGCCTGGTGCAGGCCTGTCCCGAGCCCTGCGACTGTGGGGAAAAGTACGGCTTCCAGATCGCCGACTGTGCCTACCGTGACCTGGAGGCCGTGCCACCCGGCTTCCCAGCCAACGTGACCACGTTAAGCCTGTCGGCCAACCGGCTGCCGAGCTTACCAGAGGGCGCCTTCAGGGAGGTGCCCCTGCTGCAGTCGCTGTGGCTGGCGCACAATGAGATCCGCAGGGTGGCCGCTGGTGCCCTGGCCCCTCTGGGCCAACTCAAGAGCCTGGACCTCAGCCACAACCTCATCTCTGACTTTGCCTGGAGCGATCTGAACAACCTCAGCGCCCTCCAGCTGCTCAAGATGGATAGCAACGAGCTGACCTTCATCCCCCGCGACGCCTTCCGCAGCCTTCGCGCCCTGCGCTCACTGCAGCTCAATCACAACCGCTTGCACACGCTGGCAGAGGGCACCTTCACGCCGCTCACCGCGCTGTCCCACCTGCAGATCAACGATAACCCCTTCGACTGTACCTGTGGCATCGTGTGGTTCAAGACGTGGGCCCTGACCACTGCCGTGTCCATCCCAGAGCAGGATAACATCACCTGCACTTCACCCCACGTGCTCAAGGGCACACGGCTGAACCGCCTGCTGCCGCTGCCTTGCTCGGCACCCTCGGTGCAGCTCACTTACCAGCCCAGCCAGGACGGCGCCGAGCTGCGTCCCGGCTTCGTGCTGGCGCTCCACTGTGACGTGGACGGGCAGCCAGCCCCCCAGGTTCACTGGCACATCCAGACGCCCGGCGGCACCGTGGAGATTGCCAGCCCCAACGTGGGTGCCGATGGGCGCGCCCTGCCCGGTGTCCTGGCAGCCAGCAGCCGGCCGCGCTTTCAGGCCTTTGCCAATGGCAGCCTGCTCATCCCCGACTTCGGCAAGCTGGAGGAGGGCACCTATAGCTGCCTGGCCACCAACGAGCTGGGCAGTGCGGAGAGCTCGGTGAACGTGGCACTGGCCACACCAGGCGAGGGTGGCGAGGATGCACTGGGGCGCAGGTTCCACGGCAAAGCGGCCGAGGGTAAGGGCTGCTACACGGTTGACAATGAGGTGCAGCCGTCGGGTCCTGAGGACAACGTCGTCATCATCTACCTCAGCCGTACTGGGGGCCCcgaggctgcagcagcaggaggaggGGTCTCTGGGAAGCAGCCCTCAGGGCTGCTCCTGCTGGCCCAgagcctcctcctcctcttcctcactgCCTTctag